In Caproiciproducens sp. NJN-50, the following are encoded in one genomic region:
- the cysK gene encoding cysteine synthase A has product MFAKTVTDLIGNTPLLELSNYERRHGLNAAVLAKLEYLNPAGSVKDRIAKSMIEDAEKSGLLKPGSVIIEPTSGNAGIGLASVAASKGYRIILTMPETMSVERRKLLGAYGAEVVLTDGNLGMQGAIDKAAELQKETPDSFLPGQFTNPSNPRAHYDTTGPEIWRDTEGGVDIFIAGVGTGGTVTGVARYLKEKKPEVRAVAVEPADSAVLSGKKPGPHKLQGLGAGFVPRTLDTGLLDEIIPVRDEDAYQTGKELARWEGILTGISSGAAVWAARLLAQRPENRGKRIVALLPDTGERYLSTPFYFD; this is encoded by the coding sequence TTGTTTGCGAAAACTGTTACGGACCTGATCGGAAACACTCCGTTGCTGGAGCTTTCCAACTATGAACGCAGGCACGGCTTGAACGCGGCCGTTCTCGCGAAGCTGGAATATCTGAATCCGGCCGGAAGCGTCAAGGACCGCATTGCAAAGTCCATGATCGAGGACGCTGAGAAATCAGGGCTTTTGAAACCCGGCTCGGTAATCATCGAGCCGACAAGCGGCAACGCGGGAATCGGCCTGGCCTCGGTCGCGGCCTCAAAAGGGTACCGCATCATTCTGACCATGCCGGAAACCATGAGCGTCGAGCGCCGGAAGCTGCTGGGAGCCTATGGCGCCGAGGTGGTGCTGACCGACGGGAATCTGGGAATGCAGGGCGCCATCGACAAAGCCGCAGAACTTCAGAAGGAGACGCCGGATTCCTTCCTCCCCGGCCAGTTCACCAACCCCTCCAATCCGCGCGCTCACTACGATACCACGGGGCCAGAAATCTGGCGGGACACAGAGGGCGGCGTGGATATTTTTATTGCCGGGGTCGGAACGGGCGGAACCGTCACCGGAGTCGCGCGATACCTGAAGGAAAAAAAGCCGGAAGTGCGCGCCGTCGCGGTGGAACCGGCGGACTCTGCGGTTCTTTCGGGCAAAAAACCCGGCCCGCACAAGCTGCAGGGCCTTGGGGCGGGATTCGTGCCGAGAACGCTCGACACCGGATTGTTGGATGAGATCATCCCCGTGCGGGACGAAGACGCCTATCAGACCGGAAAAGAGCTTGCCCGGTGGGAAGGCATCCTGACGGGAATTTCGTCGGGAGCGGCCGTCTGGGCGGCAAGGCTGCTCGCCCAGCGCCCGGAAAACCGCGGGAAGCGGATCGTCGCCCTTCTGCCGGACACCGGCGAGCGGTATCTTTCCACGCCGTTTTATTTCGACTGA
- a CDS encoding tRNA threonylcarbamoyladenosine dehydratase, translated as MLDQFSRSQLLLGGEAMKKIKNASVAVFGIGGVGSYAVEALARAGVGTLALFDDDRVCLTNLNRQIHATRKTIGTPKVEAMRDRILEINPDCRVELHQCFYTPDNAGEFDLSRYGYVIDAVDTVTAKLELIVRAKQAGVPVISCMGAGNKLDPTRFEVADIYKTSVCPLARVMRRELKARGVKSLKVVYSKEPPLQPIDDCEISCRNHCVCPPGTRRKCTERRAIPGSVPFVPPVAGMILAGEVLKDLAGIGQLPSPPETDPREGASSIEP; from the coding sequence ATGCTGGACCAATTTTCCCGCTCTCAGCTTCTGCTGGGCGGCGAGGCCATGAAAAAGATCAAAAACGCATCGGTCGCCGTCTTCGGGATCGGCGGGGTCGGCTCCTATGCCGTTGAGGCGCTTGCCCGCGCCGGGGTCGGCACTCTCGCGCTGTTCGACGACGACCGCGTCTGCCTGACGAATCTGAACCGCCAGATTCACGCCACTCGCAAGACCATCGGGACCCCGAAAGTGGAGGCGATGCGCGACCGGATCCTGGAGATCAACCCGGACTGCCGGGTGGAGCTTCACCAATGCTTTTACACGCCAGATAATGCCGGCGAATTCGACCTGTCCCGATACGGCTATGTGATCGACGCGGTAGACACCGTCACCGCGAAGCTGGAGCTGATCGTCCGCGCGAAGCAAGCGGGCGTCCCGGTGATCAGCTGCATGGGCGCCGGCAACAAGCTGGATCCGACCCGGTTCGAGGTTGCGGACATCTACAAAACCAGCGTCTGCCCGCTCGCGCGGGTCATGCGCCGGGAACTCAAGGCGCGCGGAGTGAAAAGCCTGAAAGTCGTCTACTCGAAGGAGCCCCCACTTCAACCGATCGACGATTGCGAGATCAGCTGCCGGAACCACTGCGTCTGCCCTCCCGGCACCCGCAGAAAGTGCACCGAGCGCCGCGCCATCCCGGGGAGCGTCCCGTTCGTCCCTCCGGTCGCCGGAATGATCCTCGCCGGAGAAGTTCTCAAGGATCTCGCCGGAATAGGACAGCTTCCGTCCCCGCCGGAAACGGACCCGCGGGAAGGTGCTTCCTCCATAGAACCGTAA
- a CDS encoding exonuclease SbcCD subunit D, which yields MKLLHLSDLHIGKRVCEFSMLEDQRHILEQIAGIARDVRPDAVLIAGDLYDRSIPVGEAVTLLDDFLTELSGQAIPVFAISGNHDSPERLDFGSRIMRKNNVMIAGTFQGTVPHAVLSDRFGTVHIYLLPFLRPAAAQPFFGPEKTDTYDHAVRAALGTVPPDPGERNVLVAHQFVVSGSAEPDRCDSETVSVGGLDSVDVSAFDGFDYVALGHLHGPQQIGRPTARYAGSPLKYSFSETRQKKSVTVAELGEKGKIELTRIPLTPLRDMREIRGPIEALTAPETFEGTNREDYIRAVLTDEKEIADAAGKLRAIYPNLMRIDFENRRMDSQNTGTSASGDPSLRTPMQLFEEFYQDRNGAPMSGEEREIIGKIIEEAGRDAI from the coding sequence ATGAAACTGCTTCACCTCTCCGATCTCCACATCGGCAAGCGCGTCTGCGAATTCAGCATGCTGGAAGACCAGAGGCATATCCTGGAACAGATTGCCGGAATCGCGCGCGACGTGCGCCCGGACGCCGTTCTGATCGCGGGCGACCTCTATGACCGGAGCATTCCGGTCGGGGAGGCCGTCACGCTTTTGGACGATTTTCTGACCGAGCTGTCCGGACAGGCCATTCCCGTATTCGCCATCAGCGGGAATCACGATTCTCCGGAACGGCTTGATTTCGGCAGCCGCATCATGCGCAAAAACAACGTGATGATCGCGGGCACCTTCCAGGGAACCGTTCCCCACGCCGTTCTTTCCGACCGGTTCGGAACCGTACATATTTATTTGCTGCCGTTCCTGCGTCCCGCCGCGGCACAGCCTTTTTTCGGACCCGAAAAAACGGACACCTACGACCACGCGGTCCGCGCGGCGCTCGGCACGGTCCCGCCCGACCCCGGCGAGCGGAACGTTCTGGTCGCTCATCAATTCGTCGTCAGCGGCTCCGCGGAGCCGGACCGCTGCGACAGTGAAACGGTTTCCGTCGGCGGGCTGGACAGCGTCGATGTTTCCGCGTTCGACGGGTTCGACTACGTCGCCCTCGGCCATCTGCACGGGCCGCAGCAGATCGGACGCCCGACGGCGCGCTATGCCGGCTCCCCGCTGAAATATTCCTTTTCGGAGACCCGGCAGAAAAAGAGTGTCACGGTGGCGGAGCTGGGCGAGAAAGGAAAAATCGAGCTGACCCGGATTCCCCTGACGCCGCTGCGGGACATGAGGGAGATCCGCGGCCCGATCGAGGCGCTGACCGCGCCGGAAACCTTTGAGGGAACCAACCGGGAGGATTACATCCGCGCCGTTCTGACCGATGAAAAGGAGATTGCCGATGCGGCCGGAAAGCTGCGCGCGATTTATCCCAATCTGATGCGGATCGATTTTGAAAACAGGCGGATGGATTCCCAAAATACCGGCACTTCAGCGTCGGGAGATCCCTCGCTCAGAACGCCGATGCAGTTGTTTGAAGAATTCTATCAGGACCGCAACGGAGCGCCGATGTCCGGCGAGGAACGGGAGATCATCGGAAAAATCATCGAGGAAGCCGGGAGGGACGCCATATGA
- a CDS encoding AAA family ATPase, with protein sequence MKPLNLVVSAFGPYAGRVELPMREFGSGGLFLICGDTGAGKTTIFDAISFALFGEVSGSTRTLDTLRSNFSEPDTKTFVELLFSHGGKEYKILRNPSYKRPKKRGAGEATETADAVLTLPDGSVRTGSSRVTQEIVGLLGIDHRQFKQVAMIAQGEFLDLLLAESAERAEIFRRVFSTDLFRRVEELLKTRELELRRGWEESARGILQDAALIRPGENSALEEALSACLGENDVNLIPQVLQLLSAANADDAGELKAAENELAGSRDRVSGLIASLAAARQTAQAFESLESAKKHHAELLEQGGEMERQAKALRAAEQAGSRVTPARSALLREQKALQALEEEIAALAGKIATADAALGGLKAAAAAEREKEPEREKLSGAIGTLSSVLPGYRKAELLERQTVELERSLAGQDTLLGSLSEKKKTLAEVRDRLRAELEGLADAEVERLACKTAEENARRTCEALSGILDSVGNIRKLIDGYRSTRNGYLKEEAAYREANASCDLAERAFLRQQAGLLASGLADGAPCPVCGSTSHPRPAVLDGPAVTEEQLRRLKAERDRHHGALESAGLKLKAAETRILSDRENLRKSVNDLLGGVTGDENVQALEQRALQVRAQAEQDRTQALAKLGAQEKRCRRKSECSARLGLTEKDLADADRELETLTGKRNSFSASLEAKRAETMSARASLPFPTEREAEQKLDELNRTLTAMKQSLQKAEDAYRSCLGEREGAAAVLEDNRKRVGLTRTQAEGLEQEYRLRLTEAGFRTEEEYLACILPAEQMERLRQNQTDYRDDRLRTEDMIRRLTAETSGKTPSDLAGLEQELAREQQEQLSRESAFHTLSAHLENNQGVQRRISRSLADRKDLEEKYARIRGLSRTANGEQSGKQKLDFEQYVQAAYFGRVLQQANRRLSAMTNGRYVLLRRENPSDLRSRSGLEIDVLDNYNGKTRDVRSLSGGESFKASLSLALGLSDVVQSFAGGVRIETMFIDEGFGSLDDESRQQAIATLAGLAEGDRLVGIISHVAELREQIDRQIIIQKGVCGSKIRIVK encoded by the coding sequence ATGAAGCCGCTGAACCTGGTCGTCAGCGCGTTCGGCCCCTACGCCGGCCGGGTGGAACTCCCCATGCGGGAATTTGGGTCCGGCGGGCTGTTTCTGATCTGCGGGGACACCGGCGCGGGCAAGACCACGATTTTTGACGCGATCTCGTTCGCGCTGTTCGGCGAGGTCAGCGGCTCCACCCGGACCCTCGACACGCTGAGGAGCAATTTCTCAGAGCCGGATACCAAAACCTTTGTGGAGCTTCTCTTCTCCCATGGCGGGAAGGAATACAAAATTCTGCGAAATCCGAGTTACAAACGCCCGAAGAAAAGAGGCGCCGGGGAAGCGACGGAAACCGCGGACGCCGTTCTGACCCTGCCGGACGGCTCCGTGCGGACGGGAAGCTCCCGCGTGACGCAGGAGATCGTCGGGCTGCTCGGCATCGACCACAGGCAGTTCAAACAGGTGGCGATGATCGCTCAGGGAGAATTTCTCGATCTGCTTCTCGCGGAAAGCGCCGAACGCGCGGAAATCTTCCGCCGCGTGTTTTCCACCGACCTGTTCCGCCGCGTGGAGGAACTGCTGAAAACCCGGGAGCTGGAATTGCGCCGCGGCTGGGAGGAGAGCGCCCGCGGCATTCTGCAGGACGCCGCTCTGATCCGTCCCGGGGAGAACAGCGCACTCGAAGAGGCGCTGTCCGCCTGTCTCGGCGAAAATGACGTCAATCTGATCCCTCAAGTCCTGCAGCTCCTGTCCGCCGCAAACGCGGACGACGCCGGCGAGCTGAAAGCCGCAGAGAACGAGCTGGCCGGGTCGCGGGACAGAGTTTCCGGGCTGATCGCTTCTCTGGCCGCCGCACGGCAGACGGCGCAGGCTTTTGAGTCGCTGGAATCGGCAAAAAAACATCATGCGGAGCTTCTGGAACAAGGCGGGGAGATGGAGCGGCAGGCAAAAGCGCTGCGCGCGGCGGAGCAGGCCGGGTCGCGCGTCACGCCGGCCCGTTCCGCATTGCTCCGGGAACAAAAGGCGCTCCAGGCGCTGGAAGAGGAGATTGCGGCCCTGGCCGGAAAAATCGCCACTGCGGATGCCGCCCTCGGCGGATTGAAAGCGGCGGCGGCGGCGGAGCGAGAGAAGGAGCCGGAGCGCGAAAAACTTTCGGGTGCGATCGGCACGCTTTCCTCCGTACTCCCGGGCTACCGGAAAGCGGAGCTTCTGGAACGGCAAACCGTGGAGCTGGAGCGTTCCCTCGCCGGACAGGACACGCTTCTGGGTTCCCTCAGCGAAAAAAAGAAAACCCTTGCGGAGGTGCGCGATCGGCTTCGGGCAGAACTTGAAGGCCTGGCGGACGCGGAGGTCGAACGCCTCGCCTGCAAAACGGCCGAGGAAAATGCCCGCAGGACCTGCGAGGCTCTTTCCGGGATCCTGGACTCCGTCGGGAACATCCGAAAACTGATCGACGGATACCGTTCGACGCGGAACGGATATCTGAAAGAAGAGGCCGCTTACCGTGAGGCGAATGCCTCCTGCGACCTGGCGGAACGGGCCTTTCTGCGCCAGCAGGCCGGGCTTCTTGCCTCCGGTTTGGCCGACGGGGCTCCCTGCCCCGTCTGCGGCTCCACCAGCCATCCCCGCCCGGCCGTCCTGGACGGGCCGGCCGTGACGGAAGAACAGCTCCGACGCCTGAAAGCGGAGCGCGACCGGCATCACGGCGCGCTGGAATCGGCCGGCCTGAAACTCAAAGCCGCCGAAACCCGCATTCTGTCCGACCGGGAAAACCTTCGCAAATCCGTCAACGATCTGCTCGGCGGCGTCACGGGCGATGAAAACGTTCAGGCTCTGGAACAAAGAGCGCTCCAAGTTCGCGCACAGGCCGAACAGGATCGCACCCAGGCTCTGGCAAAGCTGGGCGCTCAGGAAAAACGCTGCCGGAGAAAATCCGAATGCTCCGCGCGGCTGGGCCTGACCGAAAAAGATCTGGCGGACGCCGACCGCGAGCTGGAAACACTGACCGGAAAAAGAAACAGCTTTTCGGCATCGCTGGAGGCAAAGCGCGCCGAGACGATGTCGGCGCGCGCTTCCCTCCCTTTCCCGACGGAGAGGGAAGCCGAGCAAAAACTCGATGAGCTGAACCGCACGCTCACCGCGATGAAACAGTCTCTTCAAAAGGCGGAGGACGCATACCGTTCCTGTCTCGGCGAACGGGAAGGGGCGGCCGCCGTCCTTGAGGATAACCGAAAAAGGGTGGGTCTGACCCGAACCCAGGCGGAAGGGCTGGAGCAGGAGTACCGTCTCCGCCTGACGGAGGCCGGATTCCGGACGGAGGAAGAATATCTCGCATGCATCCTTCCTGCCGAGCAAATGGAACGGCTGCGGCAAAATCAGACCGATTACCGGGACGACCGGCTGCGGACCGAGGACATGATACGCCGCCTCACGGCGGAGACCTCCGGGAAAACTCCCTCCGACCTCGCGGGGCTGGAGCAGGAGCTCGCCCGGGAACAACAGGAACAGCTTTCAAGAGAATCCGCTTTTCATACGCTTTCCGCCCATCTGGAAAACAATCAGGGCGTACAGCGGCGGATCAGCCGGTCCTTGGCGGACCGGAAGGACCTGGAAGAAAAATACGCCCGCATCCGCGGGCTTTCCAGAACCGCCAACGGGGAACAGAGCGGCAAACAGAAGCTCGACTTCGAGCAATATGTTCAGGCGGCCTATTTCGGCCGCGTGCTACAGCAGGCAAACCGGCGCCTTTCCGCCATGACCAACGGCAGGTATGTCCTGCTCCGAAGGGAAAATCCATCCGACCTGCGCTCCCGTTCCGGGCTGGAGATCGACGTGCTGGACAATTACAACGGCAAGACGCGCGACGTCCGCTCCCTTTCCGGCGGGGAATCCTTCAAGGCTTCGCTTTCGCTTGCGCTCGGCCTTTCGGACGTCGTGCAGAGCTTTGCAGGCGGCGTGCGGATCGAAACCATGTTCATCGACGAGGGATTCGGCTCCCTGGACGACGAGTCCCGCCAGCAGGCCATCGCGACGCTGGCCGGCCTTGCGGAAGGGGACCGGCTGGTTGGCATCATCTCCCACGTCGCCGAGCTGCGGGAGCAAATCGACCGGCAGATTATTATACAAAAAGGAGTATGCGGCAGCAAAATACGGATTGTTAAATAA
- a CDS encoding VOC family protein, with amino-acid sequence MNSRFLHTNFTVLNLDKSLEFYSRALGLKEVRRITPPDGSFLIVFLGDGQTDYNLELTWYRDRKEPYNLGDNEIHLAVKVPDKKAAYALHKEMGCICYENHDMNLYFISDPDGYWIEILD; translated from the coding sequence ATGAATTCCAGATTTCTGCACACCAACTTTACCGTGCTGAACCTTGACAAAAGCCTGGAGTTTTACAGCCGCGCGCTGGGTCTGAAGGAAGTCCGCCGCATCACTCCTCCGGACGGGTCGTTCCTCATCGTTTTCCTTGGGGACGGACAGACCGATTACAACCTGGAGCTGACCTGGTACCGCGACCGCAAAGAACCCTACAATCTCGGCGACAACGAAATCCATCTCGCCGTAAAGGTCCCGGATAAAAAAGCCGCCTACGCCCTCCACAAGGAAATGGGATGCATCTGCTACGAGAACCACGACATGAACCTCTACTTTATCTCCGATCCGGACGGGTACTGGATCGAAATTCTGGATTAA
- a CDS encoding AEC family transporter gives MISLFLSVLLKVAILFLMIGAGYVCGKINFISDGGAKEMTSVLFWVVTPCVIITSLQDMLGKVSVGSLLLSGALSAVCAVAAIGFSYLLFRKAPPERRKILRFAVAYSNCGFVGLPLVDAVLGSQGVAYASVFMAVFNLFVWTHGVSSMKMEPQIDCKNAIVNPGVLGFAAGFVLFVFSVRLPEVILSPMQCFSEMNTPLAMLVVGVYITQVPFRELFNDASLYVLSLARLLAVPLICFCLLLPLHVDRTIFTSLLILSSAPSAANSVMFAAQFGGDTRLGSKAVALTTLFSALTMPLFPILVQCFY, from the coding sequence ATGATATCCTTATTCCTCAGTGTTCTGCTCAAGGTAGCCATCCTGTTTTTGATGATCGGGGCGGGCTATGTCTGCGGTAAAATAAATTTTATTTCGGACGGCGGGGCGAAAGAAATGACCTCCGTCCTTTTTTGGGTCGTCACTCCCTGCGTGATCATCACGTCCCTGCAGGATATGCTCGGCAAAGTCAGCGTGGGCAGCCTTCTCCTCTCCGGCGCGCTTTCCGCCGTCTGCGCCGTGGCCGCCATCGGCTTCAGCTATCTGCTGTTCCGAAAAGCTCCGCCGGAGCGAAGGAAAATCCTCCGTTTCGCCGTGGCGTATTCCAACTGCGGCTTTGTGGGCCTGCCGCTGGTGGACGCGGTTCTGGGAAGCCAGGGAGTGGCCTATGCTTCCGTGTTCATGGCCGTTTTCAATTTGTTTGTGTGGACGCACGGCGTCTCCAGCATGAAGATGGAACCGCAGATCGACTGCAAAAATGCGATCGTGAATCCGGGCGTGCTTGGATTCGCGGCCGGCTTTGTTCTTTTTGTTTTTTCCGTTCGTTTGCCGGAAGTGATTTTATCCCCGATGCAGTGTTTTTCCGAAATGAATACGCCGCTTGCAATGCTGGTGGTCGGCGTTTACATTACGCAGGTCCCCTTCCGCGAACTCTTTAACGATGCCAGCCTTTACGTGCTTTCGCTGGCGCGTCTGCTGGCGGTCCCCCTGATCTGCTTCTGCCTTTTGCTTCCGCTGCACGTCGACAGAACGATTTTCACTTCGCTCCTGATTCTTTCCTCGGCGCCGTCCGCGGCAAATTCGGTGATGTTTGCGGCGCAGTTCGGAGGGGATACGCGTCTCGGCTCGAAAGCCGTTGCCCTGACCACGCTGTTCTCCGCTTTGACCATGCCGCTGTTCCCGATCCTTGTGCAATGCTTCTATTAA
- a CDS encoding RrF2 family transcriptional regulator, whose amino-acid sequence MRISSKGRYGLAAMICMAEGYGSDACITIISLSERLGISKIYLEQVFSLLKRGGLVLAIKGAQGGYKLSRPPQEILVYEILRALEQSLFEKTVESVQQKAGNIEKAMQNSVFSVLDLSVEQVLRKITLLDLLSESERQKQDSCYMFYI is encoded by the coding sequence ATGAGAATCTCTTCAAAGGGGAGATACGGCCTGGCCGCTATGATATGCATGGCGGAGGGATATGGAAGCGACGCCTGTATCACCATCATCAGCCTTTCGGAGCGGCTCGGCATCTCAAAAATCTATCTTGAACAGGTGTTTTCGCTGCTGAAGCGCGGCGGGCTGGTTCTTGCCATCAAGGGAGCGCAGGGCGGGTACAAGCTGTCAAGACCGCCGCAGGAAATACTCGTCTATGAAATTCTGAGGGCGCTGGAGCAGTCCCTTTTTGAAAAGACGGTGGAGTCTGTACAGCAAAAAGCGGGGAATATCGAAAAGGCGATGCAAAATTCCGTTTTCTCCGTTCTGGATCTGTCGGTGGAACAAGTCCTTCGGAAGATTACGCTGCTGGACCTTCTGTCCGAGTCCGAAAGACAGAAACAGGATTCCTGTTATATGTTTTATATTTGA
- a CDS encoding Crp/Fnr family transcriptional regulator encodes MSLNQSDLTFLRQSLPFWNRLTEQEKKLVESNAAARSHPAGSSLHNGSADCAGLFIVKSGQVRTFILSDAGREITLFRLFERDICIFSASCMLKNIRFDVFIEAVQDSETILIPTSVYNHLNQNSLAVSDYTNQLLSSRFSDVVWLMEQILFMSFDRRLAMFLLEESAISGGDLLTTTHEEIAKNMGTAREVVTRMLRYFQSEGLVRLSRGEIRILSRKKLQALSSQAAQTPGHGKS; translated from the coding sequence GTGTCCCTGAATCAATCGGATCTGACCTTTCTTCGTCAATCTCTCCCGTTTTGGAACCGCCTGACCGAGCAGGAAAAGAAGCTGGTGGAATCCAACGCGGCGGCGAGGTCCCATCCCGCAGGCAGCAGCCTGCACAACGGCTCGGCAGACTGCGCGGGTCTGTTTATTGTGAAAAGCGGGCAGGTGCGCACCTTCATTCTTTCGGACGCGGGCCGAGAAATCACCCTGTTCCGCCTGTTTGAAAGAGACATCTGCATTTTCTCCGCCTCATGCATGCTGAAGAACATCCGGTTTGACGTATTCATCGAGGCCGTGCAGGACAGCGAGACCATTCTGATCCCGACTTCCGTCTACAATCATCTGAACCAGAACTCGCTCGCGGTGTCGGACTATACCAACCAGCTCCTGTCGTCGCGGTTTTCCGACGTGGTATGGCTTATGGAGCAGATCCTGTTCATGAGCTTCGACCGGCGGCTGGCGATGTTTCTGCTGGAGGAATCGGCTATCAGCGGCGGAGACCTTCTGACGACAACGCATGAGGAAATCGCCAAGAATATGGGGACCGCGCGGGAAGTCGTAACGCGCATGCTCCGCTATTTCCAGTCCGAAGGGCTGGTGCGGCTTTCCCGCGGAGAGATACGGATCCTCAGCCGGAAAAAGCTGCAGGCTCTCTCCTCGCAAGCCGCACAAACGCCGGGGCACGGAAAAAGCTGA